In Macaca fascicularis isolate 582-1 chromosome X, T2T-MFA8v1.1, one DNA window encodes the following:
- the ARHGAP4 gene encoding rho GTPase-activating protein 4 isoform X21, whose product MEMRWQLSEQLRCLELQGELRRELLQELAEFMRRRAEVELEYSRGLEKLAERFSSRGGRLGSSREHQSFRKEPSLLSPLHCWAVLLQHTRQQSRESAALSEVLAGPLAQRLSHIAEDVGRLVKKSRDLEQQLQDELLEVVSELQTAKKTYQAYHMESVNAEAKLREAERQEEKRAGRSVPTTTAAATEAGPLRKSSLKKGGRLVEKRQAKFMEHKLKCTKARNEYLLSLASVNAAVSNYYLHDVLDLMDCCDTGFHLALGQVLRSYMAAESRTQASQVQGLGSLEEAVEALDPSGDKAKVLEVHATIFCPPLRFDYHPHDGDEVAEICVEMELQDEILPRAQNIQSRLDRQTIETEEVNKTLKATLQALLEVVASDDGDVLDSFQTSPSTESLKSTSSDPGSRQAGRRRGQQQETETFYLTKLQEYLSGRSILAKLQAKHEKLQEALQRGDKEEREMSWTQYTQRKFQKSRHPRPSSQYNQRLFGGDMEKFIQCSGQPVPLVVESCIRFINLNGLQHEGIFRVSGAQLRVSEIRDAFERGEDPLVEGCTAHDLDSVAGVLKLYFRSLEPPLFPPDLFSELLASSELEATAERVEHVSRLLWRLPAPVLVVLRYLFNFLNHLAQYSDENMMDPYNLAVCFGPTLLPVPAGQDPVALQGRVNQLVQTLILQPDRVFPPLTSLPGPVYEKCMAPPSASCLGYTLGAAEGMGGPLEKSPPHPPCSALNLRDAQLESLGADNEPELEAEMLAQEDDLEGVVEAVACFAYTGRTAQELSFRRGDVLRLHERASSDWWRGEHNGVRGLIPHKYITLPEGAEKQVVGAGPQTAGESGSSPEGLLASELVHRPEPCISPEAVGLSGHRRRCLVPASPEQHVEVDKAVAQNMDSVFKELLGKTSVRQGLGPASATSPSPGPRSPKAPAGSRLGKNKGFSRGPGAPASPSASHPQGLDTTPKPH is encoded by the exons AGATGCGCTGGCAGCTGAGCGAGCAGCTGCGCTGCCTGGAGCTGCAGGGTGAGCTGCGGCGGGAGCTGCTGCAGGAACTGGCAGAGTTCATGCGGCGCCGCGCTGAGGTGGAGCTGGAGTACTCCCGGGGCCTGGAAAAGCTGGCCGAGCGCTTCTCCAGCCGTGGAGGCCGCCTGGGGAGCAGCCGGGAGCACCAAAGCTTCCG GAAGGAGCCGTCACTCCTGTCGCCCTTGCACTGCTGGGCAGTGCTGCTGCAGCATACGCGGCAGCAGAGCCGGGAGAGCGCGGCCCTGAGCGAGGTGCTGGCCGGGCCCCTGGCCCAGCGCCTGAGTCACATTGCGGAGGACGTGGGGCGCCTGGTCAAGAAG AGCAGGGATCTGGAGCAGCAGCTGCAGGACGAGCTCCTGGAGGTGGTCTCAGAGCTCCAGACG GCCAAGAAGACGTACCAGGCATATCACATGGAGAGTGTGAATGCTGAGGCCAAGCTCCGGGAGGCCGAGCGGCAGGAGGAGAAGCGGGCAGGCCGGAGTGTCCccaccaccactgctgctgccactgaGGCAGGGCCCCTCCGCAAGAGCTCCCTCAAGAAGGGAGGGCGGCTGGTGGAGAAG CGGCAGGCCAAGTTCATGGAGCACAAACTCAAGTGCACAAAGGCGCGCAACGAGTACCTGCTTAGCCTGGCCAGCGTCAACGCCGCTGTCAGTAACTACTACCTGCATGACGTCTTGGACCTCATGGAT TGCTGCGACACAGGGTTCCACCTGGCCCTGGGGCAGGTGCTCCGAAGCTACATGGCCGCTGAGAGCCGCACCCAAGCCTCCCAAGTGCAGGGCCTGGGCAGCCTGGAAGAAGCCGTGGAGGCCCTGGATCCTTCAGGGGACAAGGCCAAGGTTCTCGAGGTGCATGCTACCATCTTCTGTCCCCCGCTGCGCTTTGACTACCACCCCCATGATGGGGATGAG GTGGCTGAGATCTGCGTTGAAATGGAGCTGCAGGACGAGATTCTGCCCAGAGCCCAGAACATCCAGAGCCGCCTGGACCGACAGACCATCGAGACGGAGGAG GTGAACAAGACACTGAAGGCGACACTGCAGGCCCTGCTGGAGGTGGTGGCCTCGGATGACGGGGATGTGCTCGACTCCTTCCAGACCAGCCCCTCCACCGAGTCCCTCAAGTCCACCAGCTCAGACCCAGGCAGCCGGCAGGCAGGCCGGAGGCGTGGCCAGCAGCAGGAGACCGAAACCTTCTACCTCACg AAGCTCCAGGAGTATCTGAGTGGACGGAGCATCCTCGCCAAGTTGCAGGCCAAGCACGAGAAGCTGCAGGAGGCCCTTCAGCGAG GTGACAAGGAGGAGCGGGAGATGTCTTG GACCCAGTACACACAGAGAAAATTCCAGAAGAGCCGCCACCCCCGCCCCAGCTCCCAGTATAACCAGAGACTCTTTGGGGGAGACATGGAGAAGTTTATCCAG TGCTCAGGCCAGCCTGTGCCCCTGGTGGTGGAGAGCTGCATTCGCTTCATTAACCTCAACG GCCTGCAGCACGAAGGCATCTTCCGGGTGTCGGGTGCCCAGCTCCGGGTCTCAGAGATCCGTGATGCCTTCGAGAGAG GGGAGGACCCACTGGTGGAGGGCTGCACTGCCCACGATCTGGACTCGGTGGCCGGGGTGCTGAAGCTCTACTTCCGGAGCCTGGAGCCCCCACTCTTCCCCCCAGACCTGTTCAGCGAGCTGCTGGCTTCTTCGG AGCTGGAGGCCACGGCAGAGAGGGTGGAGCACGTGAGCCGCCTGCTATGGCGGCTGCCCGCGCCAGTGCTGGTGGTTCTGCGCTACCTCTTCAACTTCCTCAACCA CCTGGCCCAGTACAGCGATGAGAACATGATGGACCCCTACAACCTGGCCGTGTGCTTTGGGCCCACGCTGCTACCGGTGCCCGCTGGGCAGGACCCGGTGGCGCTGCAGGGCCGGGTGAACCAGCTGGTGCAGACGCTCATACTGCAGCCAGATCGGGTCTTCCCACCCCTGACCTCACTGCCTGGCCCCGTCTACGAGAAGTGCATGGCACCGCCTTCCGCCAGCTGCCTGGGGTACACCCTTGGTGCTGCAGAGGGGATGGGGGGTCCACTGGAGAAGAGCCCCCCTCATCCACCTTGCTCTGCCCTGAACCTCAGGGATGCCCAGCTGGAGAGCCTGGGGGCGGACAACGAGCCGGAGCTGGAAGCTGAGATGCTTGCCCAGGAGGATG ACCTGGAGGGGGTTGTGGAGGCTGTGGCCTGCTTTGCCTACACGGGCCGAACGGCCCAGGAGCTGAGCTTCCGGCGGGGGGACGTACTGCGGCTGCACGAGAGGGCCTCGAGCGACTGGTGGCGGGGGGAGCACAATGGTGTGCGGGGCCTCATCCCCCACAAGTATATCACACTGCCTGAGGG GGCAGAGAAGCAGGTGGTGGGCGCAGGGCCGCAGACTGCAGGGGAGTCTGGGAGCAGTCCTGAGGGCCTCCTGGCATCAGAGCTGGTTCACCG GCCAGAGCCATGCATCTCACCCGAGGCCGTGGGACTCTCTGGACATAGACGACGCTGCTTGGTCCCAGCCTCCCCGGAGCAACACGTGGAGGTGGATAAG GCTGTGGCACAGAACATGGACTCTGTGTTTAAGGAGCTCTTGGGAAAGACCTCTGTCCGCCAGGGCCTCGGGCCAGCATCTGCCACCTCTCCCAGCCCTGGGCCCCGAAGCCCAAAGGCACCGGCCGGCAGCCGCCTGGGCAAAAACAAAGGCTTCTCCCGGGGCCCTGGGGCCCCAGCCTCACCCTCAGCATCCCACCCCCAGGGCCTGGACACAACCCCCAAGCCACACTGA
- the ARHGAP4 gene encoding rho GTPase-activating protein 4 isoform X10, producing MAAHGKLRRERGLQAEYETQVKEMRWQLSEQLRCLELQGELRRELLQELAEFMRRRAEVELEYSRGLEKLAERFSSRGGRLGSSREHQSFRKEPSLLSPLHCWAVLLQHTRQQSRESAALSEVLAGPLAQRLSHIAEDVGRLVKKSRDLEQQLQDELLEVVSELQTAKKTYQAYHMESVNAEAKLREAERQEEKRAGRSVPTTTAAATEAGPLRKSSLKKGGRLVEKRQAKFMEHKLKCTKARNEYLLSLASVNAAVSNYYLHDVLDLMDCCDTGFHLALGQVLRSYMAAESRTQASQVQGLGSLEEAVEALDPSGDKAKVLEVHATIFCPPLRFDYHPHDGDEVAEICVEMELQDEILPRAQNIQSRLDRQTIETEEVNKTLKATLQALLEVVASDDGDVLDSFQTSPSTESLKSTSSDPGSRQAGRRRGQQQETETFYLTKLQEYLSGRSILAKLQAKHEKLQEALQRGDKEEREMSWTQYTQRKFQKSRHPRPSSQYNQRLFGGDMEKFIQCSGQPVPLVVESCIRFINLNGLQHEGIFRVSGAQLRVSEIRDAFERGEDPLVEGCTAHDLDSVAGVLKLYFRSLEPPLFPPDLFSELLASSELEATAERVEHVSRLLWRLPAPVLVVLRYLFNFLNHLAQYSDENMMDPYNLAVCFGPTLLPVPAGQDPVALQGRVNQLVQTLILQPDRVFPPLTSLPGPVYEKCMAPPSASCLGDAQLESLGADNEPELEAEMLAQEDDLEGVVEAVACFAYTGRTAQELSFRRGDVLRLHERASSDWWRGEHNGVRGLIPHKYITLPEGPEPCISPEAVGLSGHRRRCLVPASPEQHVEVDKAVAQNMDSVFKELLGKTSVRQGLGPASATSPSPGPRSPKAPAGSRLGKNKGFSRGPGAPASPSASHPQGLDTTPKPH from the exons AGATGCGCTGGCAGCTGAGCGAGCAGCTGCGCTGCCTGGAGCTGCAGGGTGAGCTGCGGCGGGAGCTGCTGCAGGAACTGGCAGAGTTCATGCGGCGCCGCGCTGAGGTGGAGCTGGAGTACTCCCGGGGCCTGGAAAAGCTGGCCGAGCGCTTCTCCAGCCGTGGAGGCCGCCTGGGGAGCAGCCGGGAGCACCAAAGCTTCCG GAAGGAGCCGTCACTCCTGTCGCCCTTGCACTGCTGGGCAGTGCTGCTGCAGCATACGCGGCAGCAGAGCCGGGAGAGCGCGGCCCTGAGCGAGGTGCTGGCCGGGCCCCTGGCCCAGCGCCTGAGTCACATTGCGGAGGACGTGGGGCGCCTGGTCAAGAAG AGCAGGGATCTGGAGCAGCAGCTGCAGGACGAGCTCCTGGAGGTGGTCTCAGAGCTCCAGACG GCCAAGAAGACGTACCAGGCATATCACATGGAGAGTGTGAATGCTGAGGCCAAGCTCCGGGAGGCCGAGCGGCAGGAGGAGAAGCGGGCAGGCCGGAGTGTCCccaccaccactgctgctgccactgaGGCAGGGCCCCTCCGCAAGAGCTCCCTCAAGAAGGGAGGGCGGCTGGTGGAGAAG CGGCAGGCCAAGTTCATGGAGCACAAACTCAAGTGCACAAAGGCGCGCAACGAGTACCTGCTTAGCCTGGCCAGCGTCAACGCCGCTGTCAGTAACTACTACCTGCATGACGTCTTGGACCTCATGGAT TGCTGCGACACAGGGTTCCACCTGGCCCTGGGGCAGGTGCTCCGAAGCTACATGGCCGCTGAGAGCCGCACCCAAGCCTCCCAAGTGCAGGGCCTGGGCAGCCTGGAAGAAGCCGTGGAGGCCCTGGATCCTTCAGGGGACAAGGCCAAGGTTCTCGAGGTGCATGCTACCATCTTCTGTCCCCCGCTGCGCTTTGACTACCACCCCCATGATGGGGATGAG GTGGCTGAGATCTGCGTTGAAATGGAGCTGCAGGACGAGATTCTGCCCAGAGCCCAGAACATCCAGAGCCGCCTGGACCGACAGACCATCGAGACGGAGGAG GTGAACAAGACACTGAAGGCGACACTGCAGGCCCTGCTGGAGGTGGTGGCCTCGGATGACGGGGATGTGCTCGACTCCTTCCAGACCAGCCCCTCCACCGAGTCCCTCAAGTCCACCAGCTCAGACCCAGGCAGCCGGCAGGCAGGCCGGAGGCGTGGCCAGCAGCAGGAGACCGAAACCTTCTACCTCACg AAGCTCCAGGAGTATCTGAGTGGACGGAGCATCCTCGCCAAGTTGCAGGCCAAGCACGAGAAGCTGCAGGAGGCCCTTCAGCGAG GTGACAAGGAGGAGCGGGAGATGTCTTG GACCCAGTACACACAGAGAAAATTCCAGAAGAGCCGCCACCCCCGCCCCAGCTCCCAGTATAACCAGAGACTCTTTGGGGGAGACATGGAGAAGTTTATCCAG TGCTCAGGCCAGCCTGTGCCCCTGGTGGTGGAGAGCTGCATTCGCTTCATTAACCTCAACG GCCTGCAGCACGAAGGCATCTTCCGGGTGTCGGGTGCCCAGCTCCGGGTCTCAGAGATCCGTGATGCCTTCGAGAGAG GGGAGGACCCACTGGTGGAGGGCTGCACTGCCCACGATCTGGACTCGGTGGCCGGGGTGCTGAAGCTCTACTTCCGGAGCCTGGAGCCCCCACTCTTCCCCCCAGACCTGTTCAGCGAGCTGCTGGCTTCTTCGG AGCTGGAGGCCACGGCAGAGAGGGTGGAGCACGTGAGCCGCCTGCTATGGCGGCTGCCCGCGCCAGTGCTGGTGGTTCTGCGCTACCTCTTCAACTTCCTCAACCA CCTGGCCCAGTACAGCGATGAGAACATGATGGACCCCTACAACCTGGCCGTGTGCTTTGGGCCCACGCTGCTACCGGTGCCCGCTGGGCAGGACCCGGTGGCGCTGCAGGGCCGGGTGAACCAGCTGGTGCAGACGCTCATACTGCAGCCAGATCGGGTCTTCCCACCCCTGACCTCACTGCCTGGCCCCGTCTACGAGAAGTGCATGGCACCGCCTTCCGCCAGCTGCCTGGG GGATGCCCAGCTGGAGAGCCTGGGGGCGGACAACGAGCCGGAGCTGGAAGCTGAGATGCTTGCCCAGGAGGATG ACCTGGAGGGGGTTGTGGAGGCTGTGGCCTGCTTTGCCTACACGGGCCGAACGGCCCAGGAGCTGAGCTTCCGGCGGGGGGACGTACTGCGGCTGCACGAGAGGGCCTCGAGCGACTGGTGGCGGGGGGAGCACAATGGTGTGCGGGGCCTCATCCCCCACAAGTATATCACACTGCCTGAGGG GCCAGAGCCATGCATCTCACCCGAGGCCGTGGGACTCTCTGGACATAGACGACGCTGCTTGGTCCCAGCCTCCCCGGAGCAACACGTGGAGGTGGATAAG GCTGTGGCACAGAACATGGACTCTGTGTTTAAGGAGCTCTTGGGAAAGACCTCTGTCCGCCAGGGCCTCGGGCCAGCATCTGCCACCTCTCCCAGCCCTGGGCCCCGAAGCCCAAAGGCACCGGCCGGCAGCCGCCTGGGCAAAAACAAAGGCTTCTCCCGGGGCCCTGGGGCCCCAGCCTCACCCTCAGCATCCCACCCCCAGGGCCTGGACACAACCCCCAAGCCACACTGA
- the ARHGAP4 gene encoding rho GTPase-activating protein 4 isoform X3 has product MAAHGKLRRERGLQAEYETQVKEMRWQLSEQLRCLELQGELRRELLQELAEFMRRRAEVELEYSRGLEKLAERFSSRGGRLGSSREHQSFRKEPSLLSPLHCWAVLLQHTRQQSRESAALSEVLAGPLAQRLSHIAEDVGRLVKKSRDLEQQLQDELLEVVSELQTAKKTYQAYHMESVNAEAKLREAERQEEKRAGRSVPTTTAAATEAGPLRKSSLKKGGRLVEKRQAKFMEHKLKCTKARNEYLLSLASVNAAVSNYYLHDVLDLMDCCDTGFHLALGQVLRSYMAAESRTQASQVQGLGSLEEAVEALDPSGDKAKVLEVHATIFCPPLRFDYHPHDGDEVAEICVEMELQDEILPRAQNIQSRLDRQTIETEEVNKTLKATLQALLEVVASDDGDVLDSFQTSPSTESLKSTSSDPGSRQAGRRRGQQQETETFYLTKLQEYLSGRSILAKLQAKHEKLQEALQRGDKEEREMSWTQYTQRKFQKSRHPRPSSQYNQRLFGGDMEKFIQCSGQPVPLVVESCIRFINLNGLQHEGIFRVSGAQLRVSEIRDAFERGEDPLVEGCTAHDLDSVAGVLKLYFRSLEPPLFPPDLFSELLASSELEATAERVEHVSRLLWRLPAPVLVVLRYLFNFLNHLAQYSDENMMDPYNLAVCFGPTLLPVPAGQDPVALQGRVNQLVQTLILQPDRVFPPLTSLPGPVYEKCMAPPSASCLGDAQLESLGADNEPELEAEMLAQEDDLEGVVEAVACFAYTGRTAQELSFRRGDVLRLHERASSDWWRGEHNGVRGLIPHKYITLPEGAEKQVVGAGPQTAGESGSSPEGLLASELVHRPEPCISPEAVGLSGHRRRCLVPASPEQHVEVDKAVAQNMDSVFKELLGKTSVRQGLGPASATSPSPGPRSPKAPAGSRLGKNKGFSRGPGAPASPSASHPQGLDTTPKPH; this is encoded by the exons AGATGCGCTGGCAGCTGAGCGAGCAGCTGCGCTGCCTGGAGCTGCAGGGTGAGCTGCGGCGGGAGCTGCTGCAGGAACTGGCAGAGTTCATGCGGCGCCGCGCTGAGGTGGAGCTGGAGTACTCCCGGGGCCTGGAAAAGCTGGCCGAGCGCTTCTCCAGCCGTGGAGGCCGCCTGGGGAGCAGCCGGGAGCACCAAAGCTTCCG GAAGGAGCCGTCACTCCTGTCGCCCTTGCACTGCTGGGCAGTGCTGCTGCAGCATACGCGGCAGCAGAGCCGGGAGAGCGCGGCCCTGAGCGAGGTGCTGGCCGGGCCCCTGGCCCAGCGCCTGAGTCACATTGCGGAGGACGTGGGGCGCCTGGTCAAGAAG AGCAGGGATCTGGAGCAGCAGCTGCAGGACGAGCTCCTGGAGGTGGTCTCAGAGCTCCAGACG GCCAAGAAGACGTACCAGGCATATCACATGGAGAGTGTGAATGCTGAGGCCAAGCTCCGGGAGGCCGAGCGGCAGGAGGAGAAGCGGGCAGGCCGGAGTGTCCccaccaccactgctgctgccactgaGGCAGGGCCCCTCCGCAAGAGCTCCCTCAAGAAGGGAGGGCGGCTGGTGGAGAAG CGGCAGGCCAAGTTCATGGAGCACAAACTCAAGTGCACAAAGGCGCGCAACGAGTACCTGCTTAGCCTGGCCAGCGTCAACGCCGCTGTCAGTAACTACTACCTGCATGACGTCTTGGACCTCATGGAT TGCTGCGACACAGGGTTCCACCTGGCCCTGGGGCAGGTGCTCCGAAGCTACATGGCCGCTGAGAGCCGCACCCAAGCCTCCCAAGTGCAGGGCCTGGGCAGCCTGGAAGAAGCCGTGGAGGCCCTGGATCCTTCAGGGGACAAGGCCAAGGTTCTCGAGGTGCATGCTACCATCTTCTGTCCCCCGCTGCGCTTTGACTACCACCCCCATGATGGGGATGAG GTGGCTGAGATCTGCGTTGAAATGGAGCTGCAGGACGAGATTCTGCCCAGAGCCCAGAACATCCAGAGCCGCCTGGACCGACAGACCATCGAGACGGAGGAG GTGAACAAGACACTGAAGGCGACACTGCAGGCCCTGCTGGAGGTGGTGGCCTCGGATGACGGGGATGTGCTCGACTCCTTCCAGACCAGCCCCTCCACCGAGTCCCTCAAGTCCACCAGCTCAGACCCAGGCAGCCGGCAGGCAGGCCGGAGGCGTGGCCAGCAGCAGGAGACCGAAACCTTCTACCTCACg AAGCTCCAGGAGTATCTGAGTGGACGGAGCATCCTCGCCAAGTTGCAGGCCAAGCACGAGAAGCTGCAGGAGGCCCTTCAGCGAG GTGACAAGGAGGAGCGGGAGATGTCTTG GACCCAGTACACACAGAGAAAATTCCAGAAGAGCCGCCACCCCCGCCCCAGCTCCCAGTATAACCAGAGACTCTTTGGGGGAGACATGGAGAAGTTTATCCAG TGCTCAGGCCAGCCTGTGCCCCTGGTGGTGGAGAGCTGCATTCGCTTCATTAACCTCAACG GCCTGCAGCACGAAGGCATCTTCCGGGTGTCGGGTGCCCAGCTCCGGGTCTCAGAGATCCGTGATGCCTTCGAGAGAG GGGAGGACCCACTGGTGGAGGGCTGCACTGCCCACGATCTGGACTCGGTGGCCGGGGTGCTGAAGCTCTACTTCCGGAGCCTGGAGCCCCCACTCTTCCCCCCAGACCTGTTCAGCGAGCTGCTGGCTTCTTCGG AGCTGGAGGCCACGGCAGAGAGGGTGGAGCACGTGAGCCGCCTGCTATGGCGGCTGCCCGCGCCAGTGCTGGTGGTTCTGCGCTACCTCTTCAACTTCCTCAACCA CCTGGCCCAGTACAGCGATGAGAACATGATGGACCCCTACAACCTGGCCGTGTGCTTTGGGCCCACGCTGCTACCGGTGCCCGCTGGGCAGGACCCGGTGGCGCTGCAGGGCCGGGTGAACCAGCTGGTGCAGACGCTCATACTGCAGCCAGATCGGGTCTTCCCACCCCTGACCTCACTGCCTGGCCCCGTCTACGAGAAGTGCATGGCACCGCCTTCCGCCAGCTGCCTGGG GGATGCCCAGCTGGAGAGCCTGGGGGCGGACAACGAGCCGGAGCTGGAAGCTGAGATGCTTGCCCAGGAGGATG ACCTGGAGGGGGTTGTGGAGGCTGTGGCCTGCTTTGCCTACACGGGCCGAACGGCCCAGGAGCTGAGCTTCCGGCGGGGGGACGTACTGCGGCTGCACGAGAGGGCCTCGAGCGACTGGTGGCGGGGGGAGCACAATGGTGTGCGGGGCCTCATCCCCCACAAGTATATCACACTGCCTGAGGG GGCAGAGAAGCAGGTGGTGGGCGCAGGGCCGCAGACTGCAGGGGAGTCTGGGAGCAGTCCTGAGGGCCTCCTGGCATCAGAGCTGGTTCACCG GCCAGAGCCATGCATCTCACCCGAGGCCGTGGGACTCTCTGGACATAGACGACGCTGCTTGGTCCCAGCCTCCCCGGAGCAACACGTGGAGGTGGATAAG GCTGTGGCACAGAACATGGACTCTGTGTTTAAGGAGCTCTTGGGAAAGACCTCTGTCCGCCAGGGCCTCGGGCCAGCATCTGCCACCTCTCCCAGCCCTGGGCCCCGAAGCCCAAAGGCACCGGCCGGCAGCCGCCTGGGCAAAAACAAAGGCTTCTCCCGGGGCCCTGGGGCCCCAGCCTCACCCTCAGCATCCCACCCCCAGGGCCTGGACACAACCCCCAAGCCACACTGA
- the ARHGAP4 gene encoding rho GTPase-activating protein 4 isoform X11, with product MAAHGKLRRERGLQAEYETQVKEMRWQLSEQLRCLELQGELRRELLQELAEFMRRRAEVELEYSRGLEKLAERFSSRGGRLGSSREHQSFRKEPSLLSPLHCWAVLLQHTRQQSRESAALSEVLAGPLAQRLSHIAEDVGRLVKKSRDLEQQLQDELLEVVSELQTAKKTYQAYHMESVNAEAKLREAERQEEKRAGRSVPTTTAAATEAGPLRKSSLKKGGRLVEKRQAKFMEHKLKCTKARNEYLLSLASVNAAVSNYYLHDVLDLMDCCDTGFHLALGQVLRSYMAAESRTQASQVQGLGSLEEAVEALDPSGDKAKVLEVHATIFCPPLRFDYHPHDGDEVNKTLKATLQALLEVVASDDGDVLDSFQTSPSTESLKSTSSDPGSRQAGRRRGQQQETETFYLTKLQEYLSGRSILAKLQAKHEKLQEALQRGDKEEREMSWTQYTQRKFQKSRHPRPSSQYNQRLFGGDMEKFIQCSGQPVPLVVESCIRFINLNGLQHEGIFRVSGAQLRVSEIRDAFERGEDPLVEGCTAHDLDSVAGVLKLYFRSLEPPLFPPDLFSELLASSELEATAERVEHVSRLLWRLPAPVLVVLRYLFNFLNHLAQYSDENMMDPYNLAVCFGPTLLPVPAGQDPVALQGRVNQLVQTLILQPDRVFPPLTSLPGPVYEKCMAPPSASCLGDAQLESLGADNEPELEAEMLAQEDDLEGVVEAVACFAYTGRTAQELSFRRGDVLRLHERASSDWWRGEHNGVRGLIPHKYITLPEGAEKQVVGAGPQTAGESGSSPEGLLASELVHRPEPCISPEAVGLSGHRRRCLVPASPEQHVEVDKAVAQNMDSVFKELLGKTSVRQGLGPASATSPSPGPRSPKAPAGSRLGKNKGFSRGPGAPASPSASHPQGLDTTPKPH from the exons AGATGCGCTGGCAGCTGAGCGAGCAGCTGCGCTGCCTGGAGCTGCAGGGTGAGCTGCGGCGGGAGCTGCTGCAGGAACTGGCAGAGTTCATGCGGCGCCGCGCTGAGGTGGAGCTGGAGTACTCCCGGGGCCTGGAAAAGCTGGCCGAGCGCTTCTCCAGCCGTGGAGGCCGCCTGGGGAGCAGCCGGGAGCACCAAAGCTTCCG GAAGGAGCCGTCACTCCTGTCGCCCTTGCACTGCTGGGCAGTGCTGCTGCAGCATACGCGGCAGCAGAGCCGGGAGAGCGCGGCCCTGAGCGAGGTGCTGGCCGGGCCCCTGGCCCAGCGCCTGAGTCACATTGCGGAGGACGTGGGGCGCCTGGTCAAGAAG AGCAGGGATCTGGAGCAGCAGCTGCAGGACGAGCTCCTGGAGGTGGTCTCAGAGCTCCAGACG GCCAAGAAGACGTACCAGGCATATCACATGGAGAGTGTGAATGCTGAGGCCAAGCTCCGGGAGGCCGAGCGGCAGGAGGAGAAGCGGGCAGGCCGGAGTGTCCccaccaccactgctgctgccactgaGGCAGGGCCCCTCCGCAAGAGCTCCCTCAAGAAGGGAGGGCGGCTGGTGGAGAAG CGGCAGGCCAAGTTCATGGAGCACAAACTCAAGTGCACAAAGGCGCGCAACGAGTACCTGCTTAGCCTGGCCAGCGTCAACGCCGCTGTCAGTAACTACTACCTGCATGACGTCTTGGACCTCATGGAT TGCTGCGACACAGGGTTCCACCTGGCCCTGGGGCAGGTGCTCCGAAGCTACATGGCCGCTGAGAGCCGCACCCAAGCCTCCCAAGTGCAGGGCCTGGGCAGCCTGGAAGAAGCCGTGGAGGCCCTGGATCCTTCAGGGGACAAGGCCAAGGTTCTCGAGGTGCATGCTACCATCTTCTGTCCCCCGCTGCGCTTTGACTACCACCCCCATGATGGGGATGAG GTGAACAAGACACTGAAGGCGACACTGCAGGCCCTGCTGGAGGTGGTGGCCTCGGATGACGGGGATGTGCTCGACTCCTTCCAGACCAGCCCCTCCACCGAGTCCCTCAAGTCCACCAGCTCAGACCCAGGCAGCCGGCAGGCAGGCCGGAGGCGTGGCCAGCAGCAGGAGACCGAAACCTTCTACCTCACg AAGCTCCAGGAGTATCTGAGTGGACGGAGCATCCTCGCCAAGTTGCAGGCCAAGCACGAGAAGCTGCAGGAGGCCCTTCAGCGAG GTGACAAGGAGGAGCGGGAGATGTCTTG GACCCAGTACACACAGAGAAAATTCCAGAAGAGCCGCCACCCCCGCCCCAGCTCCCAGTATAACCAGAGACTCTTTGGGGGAGACATGGAGAAGTTTATCCAG TGCTCAGGCCAGCCTGTGCCCCTGGTGGTGGAGAGCTGCATTCGCTTCATTAACCTCAACG GCCTGCAGCACGAAGGCATCTTCCGGGTGTCGGGTGCCCAGCTCCGGGTCTCAGAGATCCGTGATGCCTTCGAGAGAG GGGAGGACCCACTGGTGGAGGGCTGCACTGCCCACGATCTGGACTCGGTGGCCGGGGTGCTGAAGCTCTACTTCCGGAGCCTGGAGCCCCCACTCTTCCCCCCAGACCTGTTCAGCGAGCTGCTGGCTTCTTCGG AGCTGGAGGCCACGGCAGAGAGGGTGGAGCACGTGAGCCGCCTGCTATGGCGGCTGCCCGCGCCAGTGCTGGTGGTTCTGCGCTACCTCTTCAACTTCCTCAACCA CCTGGCCCAGTACAGCGATGAGAACATGATGGACCCCTACAACCTGGCCGTGTGCTTTGGGCCCACGCTGCTACCGGTGCCCGCTGGGCAGGACCCGGTGGCGCTGCAGGGCCGGGTGAACCAGCTGGTGCAGACGCTCATACTGCAGCCAGATCGGGTCTTCCCACCCCTGACCTCACTGCCTGGCCCCGTCTACGAGAAGTGCATGGCACCGCCTTCCGCCAGCTGCCTGGG GGATGCCCAGCTGGAGAGCCTGGGGGCGGACAACGAGCCGGAGCTGGAAGCTGAGATGCTTGCCCAGGAGGATG ACCTGGAGGGGGTTGTGGAGGCTGTGGCCTGCTTTGCCTACACGGGCCGAACGGCCCAGGAGCTGAGCTTCCGGCGGGGGGACGTACTGCGGCTGCACGAGAGGGCCTCGAGCGACTGGTGGCGGGGGGAGCACAATGGTGTGCGGGGCCTCATCCCCCACAAGTATATCACACTGCCTGAGGG GGCAGAGAAGCAGGTGGTGGGCGCAGGGCCGCAGACTGCAGGGGAGTCTGGGAGCAGTCCTGAGGGCCTCCTGGCATCAGAGCTGGTTCACCG GCCAGAGCCATGCATCTCACCCGAGGCCGTGGGACTCTCTGGACATAGACGACGCTGCTTGGTCCCAGCCTCCCCGGAGCAACACGTGGAGGTGGATAAG GCTGTGGCACAGAACATGGACTCTGTGTTTAAGGAGCTCTTGGGAAAGACCTCTGTCCGCCAGGGCCTCGGGCCAGCATCTGCCACCTCTCCCAGCCCTGGGCCCCGAAGCCCAAAGGCACCGGCCGGCAGCCGCCTGGGCAAAAACAAAGGCTTCTCCCGGGGCCCTGGGGCCCCAGCCTCACCCTCAGCATCCCACCCCCAGGGCCTGGACACAACCCCCAAGCCACACTGA